A region of Kribbella sp. NBC_01245 DNA encodes the following proteins:
- a CDS encoding hemolysin family protein: protein MRILTGLALIIMLTITTGYFVAQEFAYVAVDRDRLRALADTGDSAAARALWVTGRLSFVLSGAQLGITVTALLAGYVAEPFLGRGLADLLGLMGLSEAVSLSIAVAAALLIATVIQMVLGELAPKNLAIARPEALARALSRTTLGYLLLAGPVIRIFDALSNRLLRRVGVEPVEELPQGATAQDLDRIFASSYAEGLLDADTTRLLDHGLDFRHRTAGEVMVPRVDLITVLADDPVTRVVELLDTGHSRFPVLGESVDEVLGTIAVSDVVDVEPVARGNTRVRLLLTPPLLVPTTLPVPAVLERLRSEHRQLATVIDEFGGFAGVVSLEDIAEELVGEIIDEDDLPEQGAVKGPDGSWLLPGRWRLDEVAEATGVTLPDHDDYETVSGLVMFYLGRVPAFGDQLAIDLAPAFDDAGHEIPQGRALLRVDEVRRHVPYLVRLEQQ, encoded by the coding sequence ATGCGGATCCTGACCGGCCTCGCCCTGATCATCATGCTCACCATCACCACGGGCTACTTCGTCGCACAGGAGTTCGCCTACGTGGCCGTCGACCGCGATCGCCTGCGCGCCTTGGCCGACACGGGTGACAGCGCGGCGGCACGGGCCTTGTGGGTGACCGGGCGGCTCTCGTTCGTGCTGTCCGGCGCACAGCTCGGCATCACCGTCACCGCGCTGCTCGCCGGGTACGTCGCCGAGCCCTTTCTCGGCCGGGGCTTGGCCGATCTCCTCGGTCTGATGGGGCTGTCCGAAGCCGTCAGCCTGTCGATCGCGGTGGCCGCGGCCCTGCTGATCGCGACTGTCATCCAGATGGTGCTGGGCGAACTCGCACCCAAGAACCTGGCCATCGCGCGGCCGGAGGCCTTGGCCCGCGCGCTGTCCCGCACCACCCTGGGCTATCTCCTGCTGGCCGGCCCGGTGATCCGGATCTTCGACGCGCTCTCCAACCGGTTGCTGCGCCGGGTCGGGGTCGAGCCGGTCGAGGAACTGCCTCAGGGCGCCACCGCACAGGACCTCGACCGGATCTTCGCCTCGTCGTACGCCGAGGGCCTGCTGGACGCGGACACCACCCGGCTGCTCGATCATGGCCTGGACTTCCGTCATCGCACGGCCGGTGAGGTGATGGTGCCGCGGGTCGATCTCATCACTGTGCTGGCCGATGACCCGGTCACCCGGGTGGTGGAACTGCTTGACACCGGGCACAGCCGGTTCCCGGTGCTGGGTGAATCCGTCGACGAGGTCCTCGGCACGATCGCCGTCAGCGATGTGGTCGACGTCGAACCCGTTGCCCGGGGCAACACCAGGGTCCGGCTCCTGCTGACGCCACCACTGCTGGTGCCGACCACGTTGCCGGTGCCGGCCGTCCTGGAACGCCTCCGCAGCGAACACCGTCAGCTGGCCACGGTGATCGACGAGTTCGGTGGTTTCGCCGGCGTGGTCTCGCTCGAGGACATTGCCGAGGAGCTGGTCGGCGAGATCATCGACGAGGACGATCTGCCCGAGCAGGGTGCCGTCAAGGGGCCGGACGGTTCATGGCTGTTACCTGGCCGTTGGCGCCTTGATGAGGTGGCCGAGGCCACCGGCGTGACCCTGCCCGACCACGATGACTACGAGACGGTGTCCGGGCTGGTGATGTTCTACCTCGGCCGGGTGCCCGCCTTCGGTGACCAGCTGGCGATCGACCTCGCGCCCGCGTTCGATGACGCAGGCCACGAAATTCCCCAGGGCCGAGCGTTGCTCCGCGTCGATGAAGTCCGCCGCCACGTGCCGTACCTGGTCCGGTTGGAGCAGCAATGA
- a CDS encoding DUF4383 domain-containing protein — translation MANTRAQGRITAPVQKAALVVAATFLAVGVLGFVPGITTNFDTMSIAGHHSDAMLLGIFQVSVLHNLVHLLFGAVGLALARSVGGARNYLIGGGLVYLLLWVYGLVVDEASSANFVPLNNADDWLHLVLGVGMIGLGAALSRREATTGTATR, via the coding sequence ATGGCGAATACAAGGGCACAGGGCCGGATCACGGCTCCGGTGCAGAAAGCCGCCCTGGTGGTGGCCGCGACGTTCCTAGCGGTCGGCGTGCTGGGCTTCGTGCCAGGCATCACCACCAATTTCGACACGATGTCCATCGCCGGGCATCATTCCGACGCGATGTTGCTCGGCATCTTCCAGGTCTCGGTGCTGCACAACCTGGTTCACCTGCTTTTCGGCGCGGTCGGCTTGGCGCTGGCGAGATCGGTCGGCGGCGCCCGCAACTACCTGATCGGCGGCGGGCTGGTCTACCTGCTGCTGTGGGTCTACGGACTCGTGGTCGACGAGGCCAGTTCAGCGAATTTCGTCCCGCTGAACAACGCCGACGACTGGCTGCACCTGGTGCTCGGCGTGGGCATGATCGGCCTCGGTGCCGCCCTCAGCCGGAGGGAGGCCACTACAGGCACGGCGACCCGCTGA
- a CDS encoding sigma-70 family RNA polymerase sigma factor gives MSTPFAHRRSPSHPPIQAARDRIATETEKLLRAADGCLEPRRGQLLDEVIVLNTPMARTLASRYDGRGVEGDDLTQVAFLGLVKAAHRYRPGPGTDFRSYAIPTIRGELKRHFRDNAWTVRPPRRVQDAQATLNTAESRFVARRHRWPTPAELAVESGLPLDDVVDAQSAQSCFQPLSLDAPVTGGATTQLGSFVADPSEPYELIDQLESLRPALQGLSARDQLILRRRFIEHRSQAEIATEIGVSQMQVSRLLSRILTQLRSTLAAA, from the coding sequence ATGTCCACGCCATTCGCTCATCGTCGCTCCCCGTCACACCCGCCGATCCAGGCGGCACGTGACCGGATCGCTACCGAAACCGAGAAGCTGCTGCGAGCCGCCGACGGCTGTCTGGAACCCCGCCGAGGTCAACTGCTCGACGAGGTGATCGTGTTGAACACCCCGATGGCCAGAACCCTGGCCTCGAGGTATGACGGCCGCGGGGTCGAGGGAGACGATCTGACCCAGGTCGCCTTCCTCGGCCTCGTCAAAGCCGCCCACCGCTATCGGCCGGGTCCGGGCACCGATTTCCGCTCCTATGCCATCCCTACCATCCGCGGCGAGCTGAAACGGCACTTCCGCGACAACGCCTGGACGGTCCGGCCACCGCGCCGGGTTCAAGATGCCCAGGCCACGCTCAACACCGCCGAGAGCCGGTTCGTGGCCCGCAGGCACCGCTGGCCGACTCCCGCCGAACTCGCGGTCGAGAGCGGCTTGCCGCTCGATGACGTGGTGGACGCACAGTCGGCTCAGAGCTGCTTTCAGCCGCTGTCGCTGGATGCTCCCGTTACCGGGGGAGCGACGACCCAGCTCGGGAGCTTCGTGGCCGACCCGAGCGAGCCCTATGAACTCATCGATCAGCTCGAGTCGTTGCGGCCTGCCCTGCAGGGACTGTCGGCTCGTGATCAGCTGATTCTGCGGCGCCGGTTCATCGAGCACCGCAGCCAGGCTGAGATCGCGACCGAGATCGGAGTCAGCCAGATGCAGGTTTCGCGTCTGCTGAGCCGGATCCTGACCCAACTGCGAAGCACTCTCGCCGCTGCATGA